The Arvicanthis niloticus isolate mArvNil1 chromosome 2, mArvNil1.pat.X, whole genome shotgun sequence genome includes a window with the following:
- the Fkbp7 gene encoding peptidyl-prolyl cis-trans isomerase FKBP7 isoform X1, with product MNILFRLAVFLSLWGCSGAQEQTKEETTEEVKIEVLHRPENCSKTSRKGDLLNAHYDGYLAKDGSKFYCSRTQDEGHPKWFVLGVGHVIKGLDIAMMNMCPGEKRKVIIPPSFAYGKEGYAEGKIPPNATLMFEIELYAVTKGPRSIETFKEIDTDNDRQLSKAEIELYLQKDFEKDAKPRDKSYQKAVLEDIFKKNDHNGDGFISPKEYNVHQHDEL from the exons ATGAATATCCTATTCAGACTAGCAGTTTTCCTTAGCCTCTGGGGTTGTTCCGGTGCTcaggaacaaacaaaagaagaaaccacTGAGGAAGTGAAAATAGAAGTTTTGCATCGTCCAGAAAACTGCTCCAAAACAAGCAGGAAAGGAGACCTGCTAAATGCCCATTACGATGGCTACTTGGCTAAAGATGGCTCCAAATTCTACTGCAG CCGGACACAAGATGAAGGCCACCCTAAATGGTTTGTTCTTGGTGTTGGACATGTCATAAAGGGGCTGGACATTGCTATGATGAACATGTGccctggagaaaagagaaaggtgatTATACCTCCTTCATTTGCATATGGGAAAGAAGGCTAtg CAGAAGGCAAGATTCCACCCAATGCAACTCTGATGTTTGAGATTGAACTTTATGCCGTGACCAAAGGACCACGAAGCATTGAAACATTTAAGGAAATTGACACGGATAATGACCGGCAACTCTCCAAAGCTGAG ATAGAGCTTTACTTACAGAAGGACTTTGAAAAAGATGCCAAACCCCGTGACAAGTCATATCAAAAGGCAGTTTTGGAAGATATCTTTAAGAAAAATGACCACAATGGAGACGGCTTCATTTCTCCCAAGGAATACAATGTGCACCAACATGACGAGCTATAA
- the Fkbp7 gene encoding peptidyl-prolyl cis-trans isomerase FKBP7 isoform X2 → MNILFRLAVFLSLWGCSGAQEQTKEETTEEVKIEVLHRPENCSKTSRKGDLLNAHYDGYLAKDGSKFYCSRTQDEGHPKWFVLGVGHVIKGLDIAMMNMCPGEKRKVIIPPSFAYGKEGYEGKIPPNATLMFEIELYAVTKGPRSIETFKEIDTDNDRQLSKAEIELYLQKDFEKDAKPRDKSYQKAVLEDIFKKNDHNGDGFISPKEYNVHQHDEL, encoded by the exons ATGAATATCCTATTCAGACTAGCAGTTTTCCTTAGCCTCTGGGGTTGTTCCGGTGCTcaggaacaaacaaaagaagaaaccacTGAGGAAGTGAAAATAGAAGTTTTGCATCGTCCAGAAAACTGCTCCAAAACAAGCAGGAAAGGAGACCTGCTAAATGCCCATTACGATGGCTACTTGGCTAAAGATGGCTCCAAATTCTACTGCAG CCGGACACAAGATGAAGGCCACCCTAAATGGTTTGTTCTTGGTGTTGGACATGTCATAAAGGGGCTGGACATTGCTATGATGAACATGTGccctggagaaaagagaaaggtgatTATACCTCCTTCATTTGCATATGGGAAAGAAGGCTAtg AAGGCAAGATTCCACCCAATGCAACTCTGATGTTTGAGATTGAACTTTATGCCGTGACCAAAGGACCACGAAGCATTGAAACATTTAAGGAAATTGACACGGATAATGACCGGCAACTCTCCAAAGCTGAG ATAGAGCTTTACTTACAGAAGGACTTTGAAAAAGATGCCAAACCCCGTGACAAGTCATATCAAAAGGCAGTTTTGGAAGATATCTTTAAGAAAAATGACCACAATGGAGACGGCTTCATTTCTCCCAAGGAATACAATGTGCACCAACATGACGAGCTATAA
- the Fkbp7 gene encoding peptidyl-prolyl cis-trans isomerase FKBP7 isoform X3, giving the protein MNILFRLAVFLSLWGCSGAQEQTKEETTEEVKIEVLHRPENCSKTSRKGDLLNAHYDGYLAKDGSKFYCSRTQDEGHPKWFVLGVGHVIKGLDIAMMNMCPGEKRKVIIPPSFAYGKEGYVAAQSTRSRSWKKPRVQRSESK; this is encoded by the exons ATGAATATCCTATTCAGACTAGCAGTTTTCCTTAGCCTCTGGGGTTGTTCCGGTGCTcaggaacaaacaaaagaagaaaccacTGAGGAAGTGAAAATAGAAGTTTTGCATCGTCCAGAAAACTGCTCCAAAACAAGCAGGAAAGGAGACCTGCTAAATGCCCATTACGATGGCTACTTGGCTAAAGATGGCTCCAAATTCTACTGCAG CCGGACACAAGATGAAGGCCACCCTAAATGGTTTGTTCTTGGTGTTGGACATGTCATAAAGGGGCTGGACATTGCTATGATGAACATGTGccctggagaaaagagaaaggtgatTATACCTCCTTCATTTGCATATGGGAAAGAAGGCTAtg TAGCAGCACAATCCACAAGAAGCAGGAGCTGGAAGAAACCCAGAGTCCAGAGATCGGAGAGCAAATAA